In one Oryza glaberrima chromosome 2, OglaRS2, whole genome shotgun sequence genomic region, the following are encoded:
- the LOC127761519 gene encoding uncharacterized protein LOC127761519, translating to MEADSTRMQLVMEMATRNRPETTAATRIWSEMVAEARLRPAAATAARMQSAAAAATWFRSAAAAASRMRPVAGADALTRPAAAVATRMRPAAAAAVRLRPVVVAAMRLLPAAASAVRLRPVAVATVRLLPAAASAAPMLPVAASAAPLQSATASVVQMCPAMAWM from the coding sequence atggaggcggaTTCGACGCGGATGCAGCTCGTGATGGAGATGGCGACGCGGAATCGACCCGAGACGACGGCAGCGACGCGGATCTGGTCCGAGATGGTGGCGGAGGCTCGGTTGCGACCTGCGGCGGCAACAGCGGCTCGGATGcagtctgcggcggcggcggcgacttggtttcggtctgcggcggcggcggcctcacgGATGCGGCCCGTGGCGGGGGCAGACGCACTGACGcgtcccgcggcggcggtggcaacgcGGATgcggcccgcggcggcggcggccgtgcggttGCGgcccgtggtggtggcggccatgCGGTTGCTGcctgcggcggcgtcggccgtgCGGTTGCGGCCCGTGGCGGTGGCGACCGTGCGGTTGCtgcccgcggcggcgtcggccgcgcCGATGCTGCccgtggcggcgtcggctgCGCCGTTGCAATCTGCGACGGCGTCGGTGGTGCAGATGTGTCCTGCAATGGCGTGGATGTGA